One window of Microbacterium sp. 1S1 genomic DNA carries:
- the aceA gene encoding isocitrate lyase: MTNTAATPTPRPAGLRAGDQVETAAELQESWDTDPRWDGVERTYSAEDVIRIRGSVREDATLARRGAENLWNLLHTEDYIRALGAYTGGQAVQQVRAGLKAIYLSGWQVAADGNLAGQTYPDQSLYPANSVPAVVRRINNALLRQDQLEHAEGEITQDWLAPIVADAEAGFGGPLNAYELAQSLIQAGAAGIHWEDQLASEKKCGHLGGKVLVPAQQHIRTLNAARLAADVAGVPTVIIARTDALAADLLTSDVDERDREFTTGERTSEGFYRIRPGIESVISRGLAFAPYADLLWVETGEPDIALAREFAAAIHAQFPGKLLAYNCSPSFNWKRHLSDAEIATFQQELADLGYKFQFITLAGFHALNHSMFDLARGYAERAMSAYVELQEAEFAAEADGYTATKHQREAGTGYFDVISTALNPDSATLALAGSTEAAQFH; the protein is encoded by the coding sequence ATGACCAACACCGCAGCGACCCCCACCCCGCGCCCCGCCGGCCTGCGCGCCGGCGACCAGGTCGAGACGGCCGCGGAGCTCCAGGAGAGCTGGGACACCGACCCGCGCTGGGACGGCGTCGAGCGCACCTACTCCGCGGAGGACGTCATCCGCATCCGCGGCTCGGTCCGCGAGGACGCCACTCTCGCCCGCCGCGGCGCGGAGAACCTGTGGAATCTCCTGCACACGGAGGACTACATCCGGGCGCTCGGCGCCTACACCGGCGGCCAGGCCGTGCAGCAGGTCCGGGCCGGACTCAAGGCCATCTACCTCTCCGGCTGGCAGGTCGCTGCGGACGGCAACCTCGCCGGACAGACCTACCCCGACCAGTCGCTCTACCCCGCGAACTCGGTCCCCGCGGTCGTGCGCCGCATCAACAACGCCCTGCTGCGGCAGGACCAGCTCGAGCACGCCGAGGGGGAGATCACGCAGGACTGGCTCGCCCCGATCGTGGCCGATGCCGAGGCCGGATTCGGCGGTCCGCTCAACGCGTACGAACTCGCCCAGTCGCTCATCCAGGCCGGCGCCGCCGGGATCCACTGGGAGGACCAGCTCGCGAGCGAGAAGAAGTGCGGTCACCTCGGCGGCAAGGTGCTCGTGCCCGCGCAGCAGCACATCCGCACGCTGAACGCGGCCCGACTCGCGGCGGACGTCGCCGGCGTCCCGACCGTCATTATCGCCCGCACCGACGCTCTCGCCGCCGATCTGCTCACGAGCGACGTCGACGAGCGGGACCGGGAGTTCACCACCGGCGAGCGCACGTCCGAGGGCTTCTACCGGATCCGCCCGGGCATCGAGTCGGTCATCAGCCGCGGCCTCGCGTTCGCCCCCTACGCCGACCTGCTCTGGGTCGAGACCGGGGAGCCGGACATCGCGCTGGCACGGGAGTTCGCCGCGGCGATCCACGCGCAGTTCCCCGGTAAGCTCCTGGCTTACAACTGCTCGCCGAGCTTCAACTGGAAGCGCCACCTGTCGGACGCCGAGATCGCGACGTTCCAGCAGGAGCTGGCAGACCTGGGTTACAAGTTCCAGTTCATCACTCTGGCCGGCTTCCACGCCCTGAACCACTCCATGTTCGACCTCGCCCGTGGCTACGCCGAGCGCGCCATGAGCGCCTACGTCGAGCTGCAGGAAGCCGAGTTCGCCGCGGAAGCCGACGGCTACACCGCCACCAAGCACCAGCGCGAGGCGGGCACCGGCTACTTCGACGTCATCTCCACCGCGCTCAACCCCGACAGCGCGACCCTCGCCCTCGCCGGCTCCACCGAGGCCGCTCAGTTCCACTGA
- a CDS encoding PucR family transcriptional regulator — translation MALTEPPTLAALLRRRDLELRLVSTPAGLPDGALDRPLRWVHSSDLADPTPFLAEDLVLLTTGTQFDDPDAIAPYVVRLAERGVLGLGFGTDVHRSGTPEELIAACGAQGIPLFEVPYRTPFIAVARAHSEAIAAQAYARRTWALDTQRALALAALRPRGLEAIITELGRRLDTWAGMFDAAGDLLVGQPRDAISAEVREQLGGRVREILDRGLEAGQSLTIAAHTFMLFTVGRGGHLRGVIAVAADALDQEARAVVTSVIAMAGLAREQSEQLARGRRRLHTQLLRSLLGDDPAIARRVLGGLPPAPVVVAVTGDAPAEPLLDWWERRRAEHGTAAFLADSEDGVVMCVSAIDDALLDDVATRFSARVGVSAPEGYDAFSRAHGQALVALRQPGTSGVVRYADTVGSRLLTALATDEARLVAESRLAPLREHDAAHGTALEHALRTWLDHDARAEQAAAALGIHRHTLRSRVAHAGALLGADLTTFPARAEVWALLQTARD, via the coding sequence ATGGCCCTGACCGAGCCGCCCACGCTGGCCGCCCTGCTGCGGCGCCGCGACCTCGAGCTGCGCCTCGTCTCCACTCCGGCGGGGCTCCCGGACGGAGCGCTCGACCGACCGTTGCGCTGGGTCCACAGCTCGGACCTCGCCGACCCGACGCCCTTCCTCGCCGAAGACCTCGTCCTGCTCACCACCGGGACGCAGTTCGACGACCCCGACGCCATCGCCCCCTACGTCGTTCGCCTCGCCGAGCGCGGCGTGCTCGGCCTCGGTTTCGGCACCGACGTGCACCGCTCCGGCACGCCGGAGGAGCTGATCGCCGCCTGCGGGGCACAGGGCATCCCCCTGTTCGAGGTGCCGTACCGCACCCCGTTCATCGCCGTGGCGCGCGCTCACTCCGAGGCGATCGCGGCACAGGCCTATGCCCGGCGCACCTGGGCGCTGGACACCCAGCGCGCCCTTGCCCTGGCGGCCCTCCGCCCCCGAGGGCTGGAGGCCATCATCACGGAGCTCGGCCGCCGGCTCGACACGTGGGCCGGGATGTTCGACGCGGCGGGCGACCTGCTCGTCGGCCAGCCTCGCGACGCGATCTCCGCGGAGGTCCGCGAGCAGCTCGGCGGCCGGGTCCGGGAGATCCTCGACCGCGGGCTCGAGGCGGGACAGTCGCTCACGATCGCCGCGCACACCTTCATGCTCTTCACCGTCGGCCGCGGCGGGCATCTCCGCGGGGTGATCGCCGTCGCCGCCGACGCCCTCGACCAGGAGGCGCGGGCCGTCGTCACCTCGGTCATCGCGATGGCGGGCCTCGCGAGGGAGCAGAGCGAACAGCTCGCGCGCGGCCGACGTCGGCTGCACACCCAGTTACTGCGGTCGCTGCTCGGCGACGACCCCGCCATCGCCCGCCGAGTGCTCGGCGGTCTTCCCCCCGCTCCCGTGGTGGTCGCCGTGACCGGAGACGCCCCGGCGGAGCCGCTTCTCGACTGGTGGGAGCGCCGCCGGGCCGAGCACGGCACCGCCGCGTTCCTCGCGGACTCCGAGGACGGAGTCGTGATGTGCGTCTCCGCCATAGACGACGCCCTCCTGGATGACGTGGCCACGCGCTTCTCCGCTCGCGTCGGCGTCTCCGCTCCGGAGGGGTACGACGCGTTCTCGCGCGCGCACGGCCAGGCCCTCGTGGCGCTGCGACAACCGGGCACGAGCGGGGTCGTCCGCTACGCGGACACCGTCGGCTCCCGCCTGCTGACCGCACTCGCCACGGATGAAGCGCGGCTGGTCGCGGAATCCCGGCTCGCCCCGCTCCGCGAGCACGATGCCGCCCATGGCACGGCGCTGGAGCATGCCCTGCGCACCTGGCTCGATCACGATGCCCGCGCCGAGCAGGCCGCAGCCGCCCTCGGCATCCACCGCCACACCCTCCGCTCTCGGGTCGCCCATGCCGGCGCGCTCCTCGGCGCCGACCTGACGACCTTCCCCGCCAGGGCCGAGGTGTGGGCGCTGCTGCAGACCGCCCGCGACTGA
- a CDS encoding DUF6226 family protein — MSSDVFPGPLGSMPEAGAAAILRMPPQEDGWGPVRFVDGFEPFVDFLRSDGVDPAVLADDLAATWDVVAAYPEILDRADLAAAAARFVGNVIAVVHPAATWRMTGEPEIGTNTISIPVAALVQGMVRQPDQRNAFLQMLGSWEQDDRDDEEMRALSEEDSAPTAVVPAHAYVRPALPTPTFLDDRGEVIRYGHRWSDGTPAEESYSRESHPERFAPLLLVADAIVEHLFREYEVTVRREPGEGGTERVVMEPTAGARITVTPTPPVVRVEAGALFHATVPSCTCDACDETAETAADELERILLSIAAGGFREKYPVGRRAWSYTELRSPDGDQRESSSGPAPELPAEERERAAALLRELDDGWWPAWPLRSTPA; from the coding sequence ATGAGCAGCGATGTCTTCCCCGGTCCGCTCGGTTCGATGCCCGAGGCGGGGGCGGCGGCGATCCTGCGGATGCCGCCGCAGGAGGACGGGTGGGGGCCGGTCCGGTTCGTCGACGGTTTCGAGCCGTTCGTCGACTTCCTGCGCAGCGACGGGGTCGACCCGGCGGTCTTGGCCGACGACCTCGCGGCGACCTGGGACGTGGTGGCGGCGTACCCGGAGATCCTCGACCGTGCGGATCTCGCGGCCGCCGCCGCGCGCTTCGTCGGCAACGTCATCGCGGTCGTGCACCCGGCGGCGACGTGGCGGATGACCGGCGAACCGGAGATCGGCACGAACACCATCTCCATCCCGGTCGCGGCGCTCGTGCAGGGGATGGTGCGGCAGCCCGACCAGCGGAACGCGTTCCTCCAGATGCTCGGCTCGTGGGAGCAGGACGATCGTGACGACGAGGAGATGAGGGCGCTGTCCGAGGAGGACTCCGCTCCGACGGCCGTCGTCCCGGCACACGCGTACGTCCGTCCCGCTCTCCCGACCCCGACGTTCCTCGACGACCGCGGCGAGGTCATCCGGTACGGACACCGCTGGTCCGATGGCACCCCGGCCGAGGAGTCGTACTCCCGTGAGTCCCATCCGGAGCGCTTCGCGCCGCTGCTCCTCGTGGCCGATGCGATCGTCGAACACCTCTTCCGCGAGTACGAGGTCACGGTGCGGCGAGAGCCGGGAGAGGGCGGGACGGAGCGCGTCGTGATGGAACCGACGGCCGGTGCGCGGATCACGGTCACGCCGACCCCACCCGTCGTCCGCGTCGAGGCGGGAGCCCTCTTCCATGCGACCGTGCCGTCCTGCACGTGCGATGCCTGCGACGAGACCGCCGAGACCGCAGCGGACGAGCTGGAGCGGATCCTGCTGTCGATCGCCGCCGGAGGCTTCCGGGAGAAGTACCCCGTGGGACGACGCGCGTGGTCGTACACGGAGCTCCGTTCCCCGGACGGGGATCAGCGGGAGAGCAGTTCCGGTCCCGCCCCGGAGCTGCCGGCGGAGGAGCGGGAGCGTGCCGCCGCTCTGCTTCGAGAGCTCGACGACGGCTGGTGGCCGGCCTGGCCGCTCCGGTCGACGCCGGCGTGA
- the ald gene encoding alanine dehydrogenase, which produces MKIGVPTEVKNNENRVALTPAGADRLVREGHRVLVQSGAGIGSSIDDDAYRAAGAEIVQDAAEAWGEADLLIKVKEPIAEEYGFLRPDLTLFTYLHLAADRPLTEALVAAGTTAVAYETVQLPDRTLPLLVPMSEIAGRLSVVMGSHSLLRSQGGRGMLLGGIAGTPRAKTVVIGGGVAGEHAAANALGLGSKVTVVDVALPRLRDLEHRYGGALETRASSRYDIAEELTTADLVIGSVLIPGAAAPKLVTDDMVAAMKPGSVLVDIAIDQGGCFEGSRPTTHDDPTFTVHESIYYCVTNMPGAVPTTATRALTNATLPYVSAIAAKGWERAASDDAALARGLNVQGGRITLDAVARAHGLDAS; this is translated from the coding sequence ATGAAGATCGGCGTCCCGACCGAAGTCAAGAACAACGAGAACCGCGTCGCCCTCACCCCGGCCGGAGCCGATCGGCTCGTGCGGGAGGGCCACCGCGTGCTCGTGCAGTCCGGCGCCGGCATCGGGTCGAGCATCGACGACGACGCGTACCGTGCGGCGGGCGCCGAGATCGTCCAGGATGCGGCCGAGGCGTGGGGCGAGGCCGATCTGCTCATCAAGGTCAAGGAGCCGATCGCCGAGGAGTACGGTTTCCTCCGCCCGGACCTCACGCTCTTCACGTACCTTCACCTCGCGGCCGACCGCCCGCTGACCGAGGCCCTCGTCGCCGCGGGAACGACGGCCGTCGCCTATGAGACCGTGCAGCTGCCGGATCGCACCCTGCCGTTGCTGGTGCCGATGAGCGAGATCGCCGGACGCCTCTCCGTCGTCATGGGATCGCATTCGCTGCTGCGCTCGCAGGGCGGCCGCGGCATGCTGCTGGGCGGGATCGCCGGCACCCCGCGGGCGAAGACCGTCGTGATCGGCGGCGGTGTCGCGGGCGAGCACGCCGCCGCGAACGCACTCGGACTCGGCTCGAAGGTCACCGTCGTCGACGTGGCGCTCCCCCGGCTCCGCGACCTGGAGCACCGCTACGGAGGGGCGCTGGAGACACGCGCCTCCAGCCGGTACGACATCGCCGAGGAGCTGACGACGGCGGACCTCGTGATCGGCTCGGTCCTCATCCCCGGCGCCGCGGCCCCCAAGCTCGTGACGGACGACATGGTCGCGGCCATGAAGCCCGGGTCGGTCCTCGTGGACATCGCGATCGACCAGGGCGGCTGCTTCGAGGGCTCCCGCCCGACGACGCACGACGACCCGACCTTCACCGTGCACGAGTCGATCTACTACTGCGTCACGAACATGCCGGGGGCCGTGCCGACGACCGCGACCCGCGCCCTGACGAACGCCACCCTCCCCTATGTCTCCGCGATCGCAGCGAAGGGCTGGGAGCGGGCGGCGTCCGACGACGCTGCTCTCGCCAGGGGCCTCAACGTGCAGGGCGGGCGCATCACGCTGGACGCGGTGGCCCGGGCGCACGGCCTCGACGCCTCCTGA
- a CDS encoding helix-turn-helix transcriptional regulator yields the protein MDETADETDALTVGRRIRQVRTTKGMTLEALAAAVDRAPSQLSMIETGKREPKLTQLQAIARALGVTIDALLAGEPLDERSAMEIALERAMKGQTFQALGIAPFRIAKSVPTDALKALLALHGEIDRLKDERAATPEEARRANVELRHLMRRQDNHFADLEAKASELLAAVGHPGGPLTQRTASEIAAYLGFTLHYAPDLPQTTRSVADLANGRLYLSSSVPAKGDARTAVLQALSSRILGHAEPRSYAEFLRQRVETNYLTGALLMPERDVVPALKDAKQRRAISIEDLRDAYSVSYETAAHRFTNLATRHLDVPVHFLKVHESGTITKAYENDDVNFPTDRLGAIEGQLCCRRWTSRVVFDEDDRFNPYYQYTDTGNGTYWCTARVEASSEGLHSVSVGVRFDDTKWFVGRDTPHRGVSKHSVEVCCRRAPAELEERWREYSWPNVKTPRTLLATLPTGAFPGVDTTDVYEFLESHAPR from the coding sequence ATGGACGAGACCGCGGACGAGACCGACGCCCTCACCGTCGGGCGGCGCATCCGCCAGGTGCGGACGACGAAGGGCATGACGCTGGAGGCGCTGGCCGCCGCGGTCGACCGTGCGCCGAGTCAGCTCTCCATGATCGAGACCGGCAAACGCGAACCGAAGCTCACGCAGCTGCAGGCGATCGCCCGGGCTCTCGGCGTGACCATCGATGCGCTCCTGGCGGGGGAGCCCCTCGACGAGCGCAGTGCGATGGAAATCGCGCTGGAGCGTGCCATGAAGGGGCAGACCTTCCAGGCTCTCGGCATCGCGCCGTTCCGCATCGCCAAGAGCGTCCCGACAGACGCCCTCAAGGCGCTGCTCGCGCTGCACGGCGAGATCGACCGGCTGAAGGACGAGCGCGCGGCCACCCCGGAAGAGGCACGGCGGGCCAACGTCGAGCTGCGGCACCTGATGCGCAGGCAGGACAACCACTTCGCTGACCTGGAGGCCAAGGCGTCGGAGCTCCTGGCGGCGGTCGGCCACCCCGGCGGTCCGCTCACGCAGCGCACCGCCTCCGAGATCGCGGCCTATCTCGGCTTCACGCTGCATTACGCGCCCGACCTGCCTCAGACCACCCGCAGCGTGGCCGACCTCGCGAACGGCCGGCTGTACCTGTCGAGCAGCGTCCCGGCGAAGGGCGACGCGCGCACCGCGGTGCTGCAGGCCCTCTCCAGTCGCATCCTCGGGCACGCCGAGCCGCGCAGCTATGCCGAGTTCCTCCGGCAGCGCGTGGAGACGAACTACCTCACGGGCGCTCTGCTGATGCCGGAGAGGGATGTCGTTCCGGCGCTGAAGGACGCGAAGCAGCGCCGTGCGATCTCCATCGAGGACCTCCGCGACGCGTACTCCGTGTCGTACGAGACGGCGGCGCACCGGTTCACGAACCTCGCCACGCGGCACCTGGACGTCCCCGTGCACTTCCTCAAGGTGCACGAATCGGGGACGATCACCAAGGCGTACGAGAACGACGACGTGAACTTCCCGACCGACCGCCTCGGAGCCATCGAGGGGCAGCTCTGCTGTCGGCGGTGGACATCCCGGGTCGTGTTCGATGAGGACGACCGGTTCAATCCGTACTACCAGTACACCGACACCGGCAACGGCACCTACTGGTGCACGGCTCGCGTCGAGGCATCCAGCGAGGGCCTGCACTCCGTGAGCGTCGGGGTGCGGTTCGACGACACGAAGTGGTTCGTGGGCAGGGACACCCCGCACCGGGGCGTGTCGAAGCACTCGGTCGAGGTGTGCTGCCGCCGTGCGCCCGCCGAGCTGGAGGAGCGGTGGCGGGAGTACTCCTGGCCCAACGTGAAGACCCCCCGCACGCTCCTGGCGACCCTGCCGACCGGCGCCTTCCCCGGTGTCGACACCACGGATGTGTACGAGTTCCTGGAGTCCCACGCGCCGCGGTGA
- the aceB gene encoding malate synthase A, producing MTTAPIQTTRQGPAIEIAGPMRDRYDEILTPEAVAFLTELHHRFASRRHDRLADRMRRRFEIGNGHDPQFRDDTAHIRQDTTWRVAGAGPGLEDRRVEITGPTDPKMTINALNSGARVWLADQEDATSPTWKNVIEGQLSLRDAIRGELSFTSPEGKEYRVTAERTPTIVMRPRGWHLPEKHLAFIDRAGRRTSASGSLVDFGLYFLHNAQALIDGGRGPYFYIAKLESSEEAKLWDDVFSFSEEYIGIPHGTIRATVLIETLPAAFEMDEILYELRDHCAGLNAGRWDYIFSIIKNYRGRGARFVLPDRSEVTMTVPFMRAYTELLVQTCHKRGAFAIGGMSAFIPNRRDPEVTARAVEKVSADKKREAGDGFDGTWVAHPDLIPTAQAEFDAVLGDRPNQVDRQRDDVHVEARDLLDLHIGRPITAQGVRDNVSVAIRYLEAWLRGLGAVAIDNLMEDAATAEISRSQVWQWIHQDRTTEDGTPITVEYVEGLIAEVQGEVERREGDRFDDAADIFREVALREEFPTFLTLGAYSRFLVDED from the coding sequence ATGACCACCGCACCGATTCAGACGACCCGGCAGGGGCCCGCGATCGAGATCGCCGGCCCGATGCGCGACCGCTACGACGAGATCCTCACCCCGGAGGCCGTCGCCTTCCTCACCGAACTCCACCATCGGTTCGCGTCCCGCCGCCACGACCGCCTGGCCGACCGGATGCGCCGGCGCTTCGAGATCGGCAACGGACACGACCCGCAGTTCCGCGACGACACCGCGCACATCCGCCAGGACACCACGTGGCGGGTCGCCGGCGCGGGACCCGGGCTCGAGGACCGCCGTGTCGAGATCACCGGACCCACCGACCCGAAGATGACCATCAACGCGCTGAACTCCGGAGCGCGGGTCTGGCTCGCCGATCAGGAGGACGCCACCAGCCCCACCTGGAAGAACGTCATCGAGGGGCAGCTGTCCCTGCGCGACGCGATCCGGGGCGAGCTCTCGTTCACGTCCCCCGAGGGCAAGGAGTACCGGGTCACCGCGGAGCGCACTCCCACGATCGTGATGCGTCCGCGCGGCTGGCATCTGCCGGAGAAGCACCTCGCCTTCATCGACCGCGCCGGCCGCCGCACCTCGGCCTCCGGCTCCCTGGTCGACTTCGGCCTCTACTTCCTGCACAACGCGCAGGCGCTGATCGACGGCGGGCGCGGGCCGTACTTCTACATCGCGAAGCTCGAGTCCAGTGAAGAGGCGAAGCTGTGGGACGACGTCTTCTCCTTCAGCGAGGAGTACATCGGCATCCCGCACGGCACCATCCGCGCGACCGTGCTGATCGAGACCCTCCCCGCCGCGTTCGAGATGGACGAGATCCTCTACGAGCTGCGCGATCACTGCGCGGGCCTCAACGCCGGCCGCTGGGACTACATCTTCTCGATCATCAAGAACTACCGCGGTCGGGGCGCCCGGTTCGTGCTGCCGGATCGCAGCGAGGTCACGATGACGGTCCCCTTCATGCGGGCCTACACCGAGCTGCTCGTGCAGACCTGCCACAAGCGCGGCGCCTTCGCGATCGGCGGCATGAGCGCGTTCATCCCGAACCGTCGTGACCCCGAGGTCACGGCGCGCGCGGTCGAGAAGGTGTCGGCCGACAAGAAGCGCGAAGCCGGCGACGGCTTCGACGGCACCTGGGTCGCCCACCCCGATCTGATCCCGACGGCGCAGGCCGAGTTCGACGCCGTGCTCGGAGACCGCCCGAACCAGGTCGACCGCCAGCGCGACGACGTGCACGTGGAGGCACGCGACCTGCTCGACCTCCACATCGGCCGCCCGATCACCGCGCAGGGCGTGCGGGACAACGTCTCCGTCGCCATCCGTTACCTGGAAGCCTGGCTGCGCGGTCTCGGCGCCGTGGCGATCGACAACCTCATGGAGGATGCGGCGACCGCGGAGATCAGCCGCTCCCAGGTGTGGCAGTGGATCCACCAGGACCGCACCACCGAGGACGGCACCCCCATCACCGTCGAGTACGTCGAAGGGCTGATCGCGGAGGTGCAGGGCGAGGTCGAGCGGCGTGAGGGTGACCGCTTCGACGACGCCGCGGACATCTTCCGCGAGGTCGCCCTCCGCGAGGAGTTCCCGACCTTCCTGACCCTCGGCGCCTACAGCCGGTTCCTGGTCGACGAGGACTGA
- a CDS encoding Lrp/AsnC family transcriptional regulator, with the protein MLRMTTTSASSEPNSVRAPALDPTDARIVQLLTADGRMTNAELAGRLGVAPSTAHARLRGLIERGVITGFHASVDERELGAGLQAIIGVSLRPAARRESIVEFADRVRALPQVIQVFFLGGDDDFLLHIAVADSSEMREFVLEHLSAQSSVASTRTSIVFDYHRNSVAASFH; encoded by the coding sequence ATGCTTCGTATGACTACCACCTCCGCGTCATCCGAGCCGAACAGCGTTCGGGCGCCCGCCCTGGATCCCACCGACGCGCGGATCGTGCAGCTGCTCACTGCGGACGGGCGGATGACGAACGCCGAGCTCGCGGGCCGTCTCGGCGTCGCCCCGTCGACGGCGCACGCGCGGTTGCGCGGCCTGATCGAGCGGGGGGTCATCACCGGGTTCCACGCGAGCGTCGACGAACGCGAGCTCGGCGCAGGACTGCAGGCGATCATCGGCGTGAGTCTTCGCCCGGCCGCGCGACGGGAGAGCATCGTCGAGTTCGCCGACCGCGTGCGTGCGCTCCCGCAGGTGATCCAGGTGTTCTTCCTCGGCGGAGACGACGACTTCCTCCTGCACATCGCCGTCGCCGATTCCTCGGAGATGCGCGAGTTCGTGCTCGAGCATCTGTCGGCGCAGAGCAGCGTGGCGTCGACCCGCACGAGCATCGTGTTCGATTACCACCGCAACTCGGTCGCGGCGTCGTTCCACTGA
- a CDS encoding pyridoxal phosphate-dependent aminotransferase: protein MTERAPLSRKLSAIAESATLKVDAKAKALKAEGKPVISYAAGEPDFATPQFIVDAAAEALADPASYRYTPAPGLPALREAIVAKTLRDSGLEVSPGQVIVTNGGKQSVYQAFQAVVNPGDEVLLPAPYWTTYPEAIRLADGTPVEVFAGADQEYKVTVEQLEAARTDRTTVLVFVSPSNPTGSVYTAEETKAIGEWAVEHGIWIISDEIYQNLTYEGVKATSIVEAVPEAANQTILVNGVAKTYAMTGWRVGWMVGPADAIKIAGNLQSHLTSNVNNVAQKAAIAALNGPQDEAGKMREAFDRRRQLIVSELSKIEGLVVPNPLGAFYVYPDVQGLLGRTWGGVTPTTSLELADLILDQAEVAVVPGEAFGPSGYIRMSYALGDDQLLEGVQRLQRLFSSPS from the coding sequence GTGACCGAACGCGCTCCTCTCTCCCGCAAGCTGTCCGCCATCGCCGAGTCCGCGACCCTCAAGGTCGACGCCAAGGCCAAGGCCCTCAAGGCCGAGGGCAAGCCCGTCATCTCGTATGCCGCGGGCGAGCCCGACTTCGCCACGCCGCAGTTCATCGTGGACGCGGCGGCCGAGGCTCTGGCCGATCCGGCGAGCTATCGGTACACCCCCGCCCCCGGACTCCCCGCGCTGCGCGAGGCGATCGTCGCCAAGACGCTCCGCGACTCCGGCCTCGAGGTCTCGCCCGGCCAGGTCATCGTGACCAACGGCGGCAAGCAGTCGGTGTACCAGGCGTTCCAGGCCGTCGTGAATCCGGGCGACGAGGTCCTTCTTCCCGCGCCCTACTGGACGACGTATCCCGAGGCGATCCGTCTCGCGGACGGCACCCCCGTCGAGGTCTTCGCCGGCGCCGACCAGGAGTACAAGGTGACGGTCGAGCAGCTCGAGGCGGCGCGCACCGACCGCACGACGGTCCTCGTGTTCGTGTCGCCGTCGAACCCGACGGGTTCCGTGTACACCGCCGAGGAGACGAAGGCCATCGGCGAGTGGGCCGTGGAGCACGGCATCTGGATCATCAGCGACGAGATCTACCAGAACCTCACCTATGAGGGCGTCAAGGCGACCTCCATCGTGGAGGCCGTGCCGGAGGCCGCGAACCAGACCATCCTCGTCAACGGCGTCGCCAAGACCTACGCCATGACCGGGTGGCGCGTGGGCTGGATGGTCGGCCCTGCCGACGCCATCAAGATCGCCGGCAACCTGCAGTCGCACCTCACGAGCAACGTCAACAACGTCGCACAGAAGGCGGCGATCGCGGCGCTCAACGGCCCGCAGGACGAGGCCGGGAAGATGCGCGAGGCCTTCGACCGTCGCCGTCAGCTCATCGTCTCGGAGCTGTCGAAGATCGAAGGTCTCGTGGTCCCGAACCCGCTCGGCGCGTTCTACGTCTACCCCGACGTGCAGGGTCTGCTCGGCCGCACCTGGGGCGGCGTGACCCCGACGACGTCGCTGGAGCTCGCGGACCTCATCCTCGACCAGGCCGAGGTCGCCGTCGTCCCCGGCGAGGCCTTCGGTCCCTCTGGCTACATCCGCATGTCGTACGCGCTCGGCGACGACCAGCTCCTCGAGGGCGTGCAGCGCCTCCAGCGCCTGTTCTCTTCTCCTTCTTGA
- a CDS encoding VOC family protein, with translation MSGLIPYLLFPGNAAEALGHYRDVFGGELELVDYASAGRHDGPRDAVAHGQLSGPVELAGADAGADDDAVQMSGMFLSLLGTAAPGTLTRWYDELAAGGRIVDPLQQRPWGDFDGTLVDRYGIRWLIGFHPED, from the coding sequence ATGAGCGGACTGATCCCGTACCTGCTGTTCCCCGGCAACGCCGCGGAAGCGCTCGGCCACTATCGCGACGTCTTCGGCGGCGAGCTCGAGCTCGTGGACTACGCGAGCGCCGGTCGTCATGACGGCCCACGCGACGCCGTCGCGCACGGCCAGCTCAGCGGCCCGGTCGAGCTCGCCGGAGCCGACGCGGGAGCCGATGACGACGCGGTCCAGATGAGCGGGATGTTCCTCTCGCTGCTCGGCACCGCCGCCCCCGGAACGCTGACCCGCTGGTACGACGAACTGGCCGCCGGCGGCCGCATCGTCGATCCGCTGCAGCAGCGTCCGTGGGGCGATTTCGACGGCACCCTCGTCGACCGCTACGGCATCCGCTGGCTGATCGGCTTCCACCCCGAGGACTGA